From [Clostridium] symbiosum, a single genomic window includes:
- a CDS encoding DEAD/DEAH box helicase: MNKQENNHFNNYELSDTILSALKVLGYQTPTKIQKSVIPVMLLGANVLAKAPTGSGKTAAFAIPVCENVVWEENLPQVLILEPTRELTEQVRDEVFFIGRLKRLKVAAVYGGFPIDKQIQTLKQKSHIIVGTPGRVMDHLRRETLKLGQVKWVVIDEADLMLDMGFADEVKEILAEVPEQAGISLFSATLKPEICRLTEGFMQEAVTVTCDAQQEEEPAIEQKFYETEPDGKYDTFIRALKLENPESAIIFCGTREMVNVLFQKLRRNRIFCGMLHGDMEQKERLKTVNAFRRGGFRFLIATDVAARGIDFKDITHVFNYDFPTGRETYVHRIGRTGRNKKTGTAVSLVCEEDRRMLRMVEEFTGWTFEIGKCPEVEQAAEKQFWTSQRAKTELKTQSGSGFTKEIMRLSIGGGRKSKIRANDIVATICSIEGVEVTDIGIIDIRDSLSYVEILNRKGALVLEALQRKTLKGKVRKVKSVRAPGML, encoded by the coding sequence ATGAATAAACAGGAAAATAATCATTTTAATAATTACGAATTATCCGATACAATCCTAAGCGCACTGAAAGTGCTGGGCTATCAGACACCGACCAAGATACAGAAGTCGGTCATACCGGTTATGTTGTTGGGCGCCAATGTATTAGCCAAGGCACCCACCGGGAGCGGGAAAACGGCGGCGTTTGCAATTCCGGTCTGTGAGAATGTGGTCTGGGAGGAGAACCTCCCCCAGGTTTTAATTCTGGAACCCACCAGGGAGCTGACGGAACAGGTGAGAGATGAAGTCTTTTTTATCGGCAGGCTGAAGCGGTTAAAGGTTGCGGCCGTATACGGTGGTTTTCCCATTGATAAGCAGATTCAGACCTTGAAACAGAAGTCTCATATCATAGTGGGGACGCCGGGGCGCGTCATGGATCATCTCCGTCGCGAAACTTTAAAGCTCGGCCAGGTGAAATGGGTTGTAATCGACGAGGCGGATTTAATGCTGGATATGGGGTTTGCCGACGAGGTAAAGGAAATTTTGGCAGAAGTCCCGGAACAAGCGGGAATTTCTCTTTTTTCCGCCACACTGAAGCCGGAGATCTGCCGGTTGACGGAAGGATTCATGCAGGAGGCCGTCACCGTGACATGTGATGCGCAGCAGGAGGAGGAACCTGCCATCGAGCAGAAGTTTTATGAAACGGAACCGGACGGCAAATACGATACCTTCATCAGGGCGCTGAAGCTGGAGAATCCGGAGAGCGCCATCATCTTTTGCGGGACAAGGGAGATGGTAAATGTCCTGTTCCAGAAATTGAGGCGGAACCGGATTTTCTGCGGGATGCTGCACGGCGATATGGAGCAGAAGGAACGTTTGAAAACCGTCAATGCGTTTCGGAGAGGCGGTTTCCGCTTTTTGATTGCGACTGATGTGGCAGCCAGGGGCATTGATTTCAAGGACATTACCCATGTATTCAATTATGACTTTCCGACCGGAAGGGAAACCTATGTCCATCGGATTGGACGTACCGGCAGAAACAAAAAAACAGGGACGGCGGTAAGTCTTGTCTGCGAAGAGGATCGCCGGATGCTCAGGATGGTGGAAGAATTCACCGGCTGGACTTTTGAGATTGGAAAATGCCCGGAAGTGGAACAGGCGGCTGAGAAACAATTCTGGACAAGCCAGCGAGCCAAAACGGAATTAAAAACGCAGAGCGGCAGCGGGTTTACCAAAGAAATTATGAGACTGTCCATCGGCGGAGGCCGGAAATCAAAAATCAGGGCCAATGATATCGTCGCCACCATCTGCAGTATAGAGGGGGTGGAAGTGACGGATATCGGAATCATCGATATCAGGGACAGCTTAAGCTATGTGGAAATCTTAAACCGGAAAGGCGCTCTTGTGCTGGAAGCTTTACAGCGCAAAACCTTAAAGGGAAAGGTGAGAAAGGTGAAAAGCGTCAGGGCTCCGGGGATGCTTTAA
- a CDS encoding signal peptidase I, whose translation MVRLFGKLVKCLCTFFIGVLLLSQLWQISARLLLHQKLPFFLGIAQLDVLSGSMEPAFSVGDRLIVRRGRGYAVGDVITFEEEGAFITHRIIGGSGAGFITKGDANPVEDSKAVRPEAIEGRVILVIPGGGNPFVILFLLAAFTAVAAGLQRVAGNRADKGNWKGGDTDA comes from the coding sequence ATGGTTCGGTTGTTTGGAAAACTGGTGAAATGTCTTTGCACGTTTTTCATTGGAGTATTGCTTTTGAGCCAGCTCTGGCAGATTTCTGCACGCCTGCTTTTGCATCAGAAGTTACCCTTTTTTCTTGGGATCGCCCAGCTTGATGTCCTTTCCGGAAGCATGGAGCCGGCATTTTCAGTCGGAGATCGGCTGATTGTAAGACGCGGGAGAGGTTACGCGGTAGGAGATGTAATCACTTTTGAGGAGGAAGGAGCCTTTATTACCCACCGCATTATCGGTGGCTCGGGAGCCGGCTTTATCACAAAAGGAGATGCCAATCCGGTTGAAGACAGTAAGGCGGTGAGGCCGGAGGCGATAGAAGGACGTGTGATACTCGTAATTCCGGGAGGAGGAAACCCGTTTGTAATTCTGTTTCTTCTGGCCGCGTTTACAGCGGTGGCTGCCGGTCTGCAACGTGTCGCCGGCAACCGTGCGGATAAAGGAAATTGGAAGGGAGGAGATACGGATGCGTAA